A section of the Telopea speciosissima isolate NSW1024214 ecotype Mountain lineage chromosome 3, Tspe_v1, whole genome shotgun sequence genome encodes:
- the LOC122653842 gene encoding NDR1/HIN1-like protein 6: protein MTDRIYPSKPTSNPPQTLKVNGNPSFPATKGQLYNRPMYRPQPKPQRYRRSCCCICCLWTTLLIITLILLAAIAGAALWVLYRPHRPTFSVTSVRISQFNVTTSSDGSSSKLNSKVDLTIVARNPNKKLVFLYDPTAVTMSSGGTDVGNGTLPAFTHETKNTTVLRATVSSVGEDLDLSSAASLKSDLKKGEIPLVIEMDTKVKVQIGNLKTNKAMIRVTCNGLKANVPKGKTPATLSSSSDATCVVKLRIKIWKWTF from the coding sequence ATGACAGACAGGATCTACCCTTCGAAACCCACTTCAAATCCTCCCCAAACACTGAAGGTCAATGGCAACCCATCATTCCCGGCGACCAAGGGTCAGCTCTACAACCGCCCCATGTACCGTCCTCAGCCGAAGCCCCAGCGCTACCGCCGCAGTTGCTGCTGCATCTGTTGCCTCTGGACTACGCTACTCATCATCACTCTCATCCTGCTCGCCGCCATCGCCGGCGCCGCCCTCTGGGTCCTTTACCGCCCCCACCGCCCTACCTTCTCTGTGACGTCCGTACGGATCTCGCAGTTCAACGTCACCACTTCCTCCGACGGCTCCTCCTCCAAGCTCAACTCCAAAGTCGATCTTACGATCGTCGCTCGCAACCCAAACAAGAAGCTCGTTTTCTTATACGACCCAACTGCTGTGACCATGAGCTCCGGTGGTACCGATGTCGGCAACGGAACTTTACCGGCGTTTACTCACGAAACAAAGAACACGACTGTTTTGAGGGCGACGGTGTCAAGTGTAGGTGAAGATCTGGACTTGTCGTCGGCGGCGTCGTTGAAGTCGGATCTGAAAAAGGGTGAGATACCGTTGGTGATTGAGATGGACACGAAGGTGAAGGTACAGATAGGAAATTTGAAGACGAATAAGGCTATGATCAGGGTTACCTGCAATGGGCTGAAAGCAAATGTTCCGAAAGGAAAAACGCCGGCGACTTTGTCTTCGTCTTCTGATGCAACTTGTGTGGTTAAGCTCCGAATCAAGATCTGGAAATGGACTTTCTGA